In Oreochromis niloticus isolate F11D_XX linkage group LG22, O_niloticus_UMD_NMBU, whole genome shotgun sequence, the sequence ACAAAAGAAGCggaattaattatttttttaaattcttataCGGGCCGACTCACCGTTGCCCCTCTGATGTCCTGCAGGGCCCTCCTGGTAGGCCTGGTCTTCCTGGAGCTGATGGAGTTCCTGGACCTCCTGGAACTTCACTCATGCTGCCTGTGAGTCACCTTTAACCTTTCAGCCTTTACTGATTATGGAAACTATTAGAATAGCCATAAATATGAGTCATATTTGGgcaaatgttttgtttatacCTTTCAGatctgaatgtattttaactcTTTACTGTCCGTGTTAGGGGTCAGGGGTCAGTGTTGGTTTTTCTATAAGCATCGAGATTTGGGTCTTTCAAAGTTAATTAGTTCAGGTTTTCCTCATTGAACACAGCTGCAGTCTACAGGAATGCTCTCAGATGTTGAGTTCTTTGTGTATTCAAAAGATTATTccttgttttttatatatatgttacAGTAATTCTGTGTCACTGTCACTGATCAGATCTGAGTCTGAATGTTTGTTCTGTGTTTGCAGTTCCGCTTCGGGCAGAGTGGAGGAGACAAGGGGCCGGTCGTTTCTGCACAGGAGGCTCAGGCTGCAGCCATCTTATCCCAAGCCAGGGTCAGATATGACTCTTTATTTCACATTTCAGCTTTTCTATCTATGAGTGGATTACTGGTGCTTTGTTTCTGCCCAGTATTGTCACCTTTTGTGAAAGACATTGTTtctaatttattattaaaattgcACTTTgttgattatttctttttttctatttatgtAATGAAAACTCAGAATCAAAATAAGACTTTAATGTGGTCAGTAAGAGATGATGtgttataaaaacacaaatataacaGAAAACCTGTGAACAGGACAGCAGGTATCCTGTGAACATTAAGATGATGATCTTATCCAGGGAACATAAATCAATATGCAAACAGAGTTTCTTCCTGAATCACTGCTATAAGCAGCTGTCATGTTTTCTGTAGATGGCTCTGAAGGGGCCTCCTGGACCAATGGGATTCACCGGACGCCCCGGACCCCTGGTATGCTACCTTTCATTTGGATCATAATAATCGGTCTGTTCTCTAAGTGTATATGACATCATCATTAATAAAATGAGACTGAGATGATTGAGTCTCTTTCAGGGAAGTCCAGGAAGTCCTGGTTTGAAGGGAGAGCTTGGAGACCCCGGTCCTCAGGTAAATCACAACAGCTGTGTGTAAAATTATTAATGCAGTgactttaaaattattattattattcctgtATTGTGTCTGTGAGATCACAGTTATAACTGGCACTTCTGACGGGCCTCTGGTTTATTTCCAGGGTCCCAGGGGTCCCCACGGTTTGATGGGCCCTCCAGGCAAAGCAGGAAGAAGAGTGAGTATGAACAGCTGACATTTTTATTAAGATGTGTGTATCACTTGtcgttgtatttttttgtttttttaagttttatgaGAGTAGGTGTCGTTTCAGGCCTGCTGCTTCTAAAGATGGAAGCAGCAGGCCTGAAGCTCTGAATTTAAGGCTGTCACCAGAAAGTTTTAGTCCAGAAAGTTTTGCATTTGTCCATCCAGATGCTCACCTGTGGTCCTCTTTAAGCCGTCTTTAAACATGGGTTCACTTAAACATGTTCTTCCTCTGCTCCTCGCAGGGCCGTGCTGGAGCTGATGGTGCCAGAGGAATGCCAGGAGAGCCTGGAGCTAAGGTACCCTCACTGCCTTTATTTAAACACCACCAGCCTGAAGCCTCCACTCTGTCTCTGTAGCTTTTTTATTGGTCCAATAAGAATagatattaaaaattaaatctGGTGTCATTTTGGAGTCAAAACCTGGACACAGTCAGTTTGTTCTCCCTGATTATTCAGCCATATGCTGACTCATTGTTATTGTATTGAGATCATTTCTGATGCATTTCTATCTTCTACAGtgagataataataatgtttacgtctgtctctttcacaggGCGACCGTGGTTTCGATGGTCTTCCTGGTCTGCCTGGTGATAAAGGACACAGGGTCAGTCCAACAATCTCAAAAACAATGATTGTTTTTCAGTTATAATCTTTATTAACACTGGAGAATAATTCATTTACATCTGCTTCATCCTTATATTTTATTAGGGTGACTCTGGACCAATGGGACCACCAGGGGGCACAGGAGAGGACGGAGAGCGGGTACGTAGATCTGCAAATATTATAATCTTATTATTACATTCAGATGTTGTGTCACTGCTGATAAcgtgcttcttcttctgtgtttgtaggGAGATGATGGAGACGTTGGACCCAGGGGTCTCCCAGGTGAACCAGTGAGTGTTTCAGTGACAGCCCAGCTGATTCTACATCTCCCACTATTTCCTATTTATATTCTATTCGTGCTTTTATTGTCTGTGTTTTAAATGGTCTCCCAAAATACATGCCTCTGTTTTTATATCTCACATAACAAGGTCACCTTTGCACCTGTTGTTTCATAATCATCATACCCTTATGATATTTTAGGGAATCTTTACTGTAATTAATAATGTAGTGCAGTAACAGAAAGACGGAGGAGGAGCCAACGTGCTTTTAGAATCACTGGAATATGGAGTTGTGTTTTTTATGCAGCTAGTTGTAGGTCAGACTTTTAGATTTGATAAAGAAGGAGAATGCAGATTACCTGTTTAAATAGCTCATTCTGCACATATATTTATACTTTATAAACGTATAAGTTCTCTTTCTTTATGAATtatgttttcctttcttttcgaTTAAAAACAGTAgcatgtgtgagtgaatgatcTTGGTTTGCATGAGCGTCTTACGCCTGTGTGTTCTTGTGTGTTTGCAGGGACCTCGTGGTTTGCTCGGACCCAAAGGTCCTCCAGGAATCCCCGGACCTCCTGTGAGTAAAAGCGATTTCACGCCCAGCCTTCTGCTGGTATTTTGGCTGCATTGTTTTACCCCACTCTGACCACTGAGCACCCACAGCACCACCTGAACCAACAGCCAGTCACCTGGTTTCATCCCAAATCTAAAAATGAGCATGTGATGTTCCCACAGCCTCCTCAAAACAATAAAGACATGtagaaaaaatgaatgaatgatataTTTAAACTTTCTGCTTGTTCTGCTAAAGTAAAGTTTTAGCTTTAAGGGAAGTTTACTCCATCGGTTTAATATGACAGAAGCAGAAACATCAGTGTTTTTGTTCCTTGTCAAAGCTGAAGCTTAATGAcagattttaaatatgtaatgttaaacacagtgaacactTTTTATTACCTTAcactctcactttttttttttaaattttataacaTGTTTTAGTACAAACCAGCGTTTTCAGACGAACACTTTGTGCACTTTTTTCCAAAAACCTGTGTAAAATTAGCCGACTGCACTTTAAGTAGGAAGATGCCCACAAAGACAAACCTGCATCAACAtcaacatgttttgttttctgtgagtGATGCTGAGCAAAGCACCAGAGATGATGTTTTCAGTTCCTGTTCCCTGGATGCTTTGAGTAGAAGCTGACATTTAGACATTTACGGggaattgtttttaatttcttcctCTCGCTCTTCTCTCAGGGTGTTCGAGGAAACGATGGACCCCACGGTCCCAAAGGAAGCTTGGTCAGTAACAGTTTCCATGTTGTCATGTTATCATGTGTATTTGAACATCTAAGATCACAACTCATAATGTTAACACAAAGCTTTTCTTTTAGCTAGTTCCTGACAGattctctcttcctcctctgccctTCACTTTGTCCTGCACTGATCGTTATTCTCTCCTCTTCTGTTTCTGTCTCTCAGGGTCCCCAAGGTGAGCCAGGACCTCCAGGTCAGCAGGGAACCCCAGGAACTCAGGTGAGACACAGAACACCTGATCATTATCACGTACCCGATCAGTGATAATGTATGGGCATAGCTATGCAGGAACATGCACACAAAGATATGAAGAAAGATTAATGCTTAAATTGTAATAATTACATAAACTGATTAAAGGTCACACGTGTTTTTTGCAGGGAATGCCGGGACCTCAGGGGGCCATCGGACCCCCAGGAGAGAAAGTAagactttaaatatttatcaTACTCTATTTAAAGTACAGTTACATAATGAATGTTGGCTACGAATAACTATTCAACAATACACAGTCATATAATAGTTGGAATATTATTAATTCATTACATTATTCAACTCTATTCTCCAACTCTGACATTTAAATACTGCAGTGGTCACACTGAGAAAGTAAACAAAGGGAGTAGGATGTGCTGTTGTCTGGAAGAGATCTTTAAACACCTGTTACAGCAGGAGTCTGTGGGATGTTTGAGAATTATAGTAACCAATCAAATTCACACATCTCACAAAGGTGAAAATATGATGGTTATTGTCAGAGATGATGATCTTATGCTATTCCACCTAAAAATGAATCTTCTAAATTAAGTTTGATATCAAGTGCAGGGTTTACCTCATGCACACGCAGTACAGCACACAGCTGACTGCATGAAGACTGCAGTCACTCTCATATAACCGACAACCACTTACAGCTGCAGCTGTGACAGTGACAGCATGAATATCTCTGAAACTAAAGTGAAGTTATGCATCCTTACCTCATTCACATCAACACTTTCCCCTCCAGAGAATACTtacaaaagaaggaaaaggccGAGCTGTGATTTCAGCACTCTTATAGAATAACACTGGTACTCTGTGTCAGTGCActtttctctcactcacactTCAACCGTGTGAGTCTGTCGTACTCGTCAGCGACGAAGCAGAAAAGCGACCTTCATTCAGATATGAGACGTTTCAAATAAGGAGCATTTATCGACCTTATATACACTTTGTCTCCTTCTCCAGGGTCCCACAGGAAAACCAGGTCTCCCAGGAATGCCTGGAGCTGATGGGCCTCCTGTatgtttgtctttctttatATTGTTTATTAAGTTGGACCACCTAAAGCTAGCTGATGTCTTTTCGAAGCCTTAAACTCTCTATTGTTACAGGGTCACCCAGGAAAGGAGGGGCCTCCTGGCACCAAGGGGAACCAGGTGGGTGTCATAACTCCATCACTTCTATAACAAACCCAATTCACCAAATTATTATCCATCCTAACAGGAGACCTGTACGCTCTGTTAGGTTTGTCCTTGTGGTCGTAGTTACCACAGAGTGTGTGTTGTGCTGTAAACCTGCTTTCTTTGGTCTGCAGGGTCCTAACGGTCCTCAGGGAGCTATCGGCTATCCTGGTCCTCGGGGCGTCAAGGTCACTGCActtcatttttaatgtgtcaTAAAAGAAATTagcaaagacattttttaatgtgatttattAGAATGCAAATGTATTGATTATGAAATTGTTGTGATCACAGGGAGAACAAGGCATCCGCGGCCTGAAAGGCCACAAAGGAGAAAaggtaaatgaataaatatcacatttacACAATAAGATGGTGTTAATGTGAACATTTGGtgattaaaaaaggaaaacagagatATCATGTGATTGCATTATACTTTAAAACATGGTTGATGTCATGAACATCTattcattgtgtttttatttgtttttgttgccaGGGAGAAGACGGCTTCCCGGGAATTAAAGGAGATTTCGGTGTAAAGGGAGAAAGGGTAAAGTCTGAATAATGAAGCAGCTGATTGGTCAGTTGGCTGGTTCTTTAATGTAACACTAGATGGCTGAATGAAAGACTGGTCTAGATTTTTAATCTAACCCATGTTAATATTTGCTTTGAGGTATTGCTTTGTATACAGCACAGATTTAATCTCACAGCTGTGTTTCCACTCTGATCTCTTACAGGGAGAGATTGGAGTATCAGGGCCCAGAGGAGAGGACGGTCCGGAGGGGCCAAAGGGTCGTGTTGGACCCCCCGGTGAGGTTGGAGCTATTGGACTGATTGGTGAGAAGGTATGAACTGTTTAATTAAGCCAGACTGCATAaaagtaattattttttattattcagaCCATCATTTAATACTTTTATAACAAACTTGTGTAAGAATGATATTTTACCTGTACCTGGGATCTGAAACAagtatttatttgaatttttatgaatatttgagggttttttatgttttattgatgTGAATTTCTCCATTGAACCTGACATTTAACTTTATAACATGAATTTTATTACAAGATAACGTGACTGTTACACCTGTGCATCATGTCGAGTGCTTCTCAGCTTTCTCACCTACATGCCAGCATTAATCAGTCATAACTAGCTGGTTTGTAGTGAAGCAGGTTAGAAAACGCAGTCACACCTGCTGTGATTAATTACGTCATCGTTTGTTTCCAGGGTAAACTCGGTGTACCTGGAGTTCCCGGATATCCTGGAAGACAAGGACCAAAGGTAAGAGAAGCACGTGCCTTTCATTAACACTGACTCAGTGGTTGATCCTGATGGAACAGCTGATCCTGacatgttggtttgtttttaggGATCTCTTGGATTCCCAGGATTCCCTGGTTCAAACGGCGAGAAGGGAACAAGGGTAAGACGACGTCTCTGTGGAAGAATTTACATCAAAAGTCAGACATTTAAACTTAACAAGGATTAAAATGCTCAGGTTATAACAAAAGTTCTAATGTTAACTAATGTTTAATGTTAACTGTCTGTCTGATTCTCTTCAGGGTCCTTCTGGCAAACCAGGTCCGAGAGGACAGAGAGGCCCGACGGTACTTTTTCTGTTTATCATGTTCAGGTTTTAGAAGCTGCTCTGCTCACAGTGTTAAAGAATAACAGTACATCACTCATCATCAGTTTAACCTCTGGTGATCAGCAGAAACACAGAGTTGTTTAATTATTCCTTCATATGATTTGAGTGTATCGTAGTAACTTAACTATACGTGCTGTCTTTGACCATCAGGGCCCCCGAGGGCAGAGAGGGCCGAGGGGGGCCACGGGGAAGCCAGGAGCAAAGGTTTGTCTGCACACCTGAAACAAACTGTCCACACTGTGATTTACTGATGAATCCTGTTTTCACTTCATATTTTCCATGAATGTGTGAAAGAAATTGCCCGGATCTCATCtttatattaatatttgaaCAAAAATGTCAGAgctggatttatttatttttttaaacaagactTGCCTAAAAACTCTCGACACCATTTACATTTATTGCTTTTGATTTTTGCCTGTAaataatttgaataaaaaaagaagagtttGTATTTAATTCATTCTTCTTTTATTGCTCCTGTCAGGGAACCTCAGGAAGTGATGGACCTCATGGTCCTCCTGGAGAGAGGGTGAGTGTTGAAGTTCACAGAAGCGTGTCCTGCTTGGAAAAACTTACTTTTAATTTTGAGTCATGTATTTAATGTTCTTACTTTACCACATATGATTTCTCAGGGATTGCCAGGACCTCAGGGAGCCAATGGTTTCCCCGGACCAAAGGGACCTCCTGTAAGTAAACGTTTTCATTTACGGTTCCTCACAGACTGATTTTAGTAATGCTACAAATTCAGGTTGATATCACTGAGCTATTAATAAAAAAACTGAGGTACTTTGTACAGTTTGATAAAATtggtttattgttttattacagGGACCACCAGGAAAGGATGGGCTGCCAGGACATCCCGGACAGAGAGGAGAAGTTGTAAgttaaatttgtattttttattaattctagATAATTTCTAGATAAACTGTTAACTGAGTTTGTCTCTTGCAGGGTTTCCAAGGTAAAATGGGTCCACCTGGGCCTCCTGGAGTTGTTGGACCTCAGGTGAGTTCATTCATCGTGGTGCAGATACTGTTACTGCTACAGCAAATCACATCGAGCTTCTTAATCACGAGCCAACTTACACACTTCACTTCTCCATATTCACACCCTGCTGCTTTGCATTCTTCCTTCCATCAttgctttcttcttctctcaactctcttcatgtccatcttcCAGGGCCCATCAGGAGAGACCGGCCCCATGGGTGAGCGTGGCCATCCCGGACCTCTAGGTCCACCTGGCGAGCAGGGGCTTCCTGGTCCTTCAGGGAAAGAGGGCACCAAGGGGGACCCTGGACCCCCAGGACGCCCTGGAAAAGATggtcctgcaggactgagaggcTTCCCAGGAGAGAGAGGACTTCCTGGAACCCCTGTGAGTATAAATGATCCAGCATATGTCATCAAGCCAGGATCCAGGTGTTTAAGAAACATTTCTTACCTCAGTTATTAGAATAAGAGTGTGATGATTATTCCTTCATGGTCATTTCTTCCAGGGTGGTGGAGGACTGAAGGGAGGCGAAGGACCTGCTGGACCTCCTGGACCTGCTGTAGGTTTctgttcatattaaaaaacaactcatttaaaaaaatgttcatagTGCAGAAATAATGGAGGCAAATCTGGATCTCTCAGTTAAGTGAGGAGAGAACAGCGCGTACTCTGAGTTTGGACGTTAACCATCattgtgtttgtttcatttttcaaatcTCTCACTGTGAgatagaaatattttaaaaacttttaaaatctGTTACTCATTCTTCCAACTTAAGAATTAATTATTCACTTAATGAAAACCTGCTGTGGTTGGTGCTGACCTCATGTATTTCTTAGGGGTCTCCTGGTGAGCGGGGCCCAGCTGGTACTGCTGGACCCATTGGACCTCCTGGCAGACCAGGCCCTCAGGGCCCACCTGGACCAGCTGGAGAGAAGGGAGTCCCTGTGAGTCTTCTGGATGTGTTAATCAAATTTAGTCTGTCCAGCTAATGATGAATATCAATTATTGATTTctctgttctctctttctcctgctCAGGGTGAGAAAGGGCCCATTGGCCCAGCAGGTCGGGACGGAGTGCAGGGTCCCGTGGGTCTGCCCGGCCCTGCTGGAACAGCTGGAGTTCCCGGCGAGGACGGAGACAAGGCCAGTAACTCTAAGTAACAGAGATCACACGTTAGCTTAAGATTCTTGGAAAGCTGCAGGGTGAATGTTTCACCTCAGAAGGTGGTGCCTGTATGTCAAGAGTCAAAATAGCTCAGAGtgtgaaataaaatgaattttgtttattgtttcagGGTGAGGTTGGAGAGCCCGGTCAGAAGGGCGCCAAAGGAGGCAAAGGCGAGCATGTGAGTGACTTAAATCAGGGGTTCATATTTACCTCTGATGGTAACGATCAGAAGCTAATAATGCTGTTTCTTTCTTAATGATTGTTGTTTCTCATGTTCATGTGCTTGTTTGTGGTTATTTGCAGGGTCCTCCTGGTCCACCCGGGCCGCTCGGTCCTGTAGGTCAGCCTGGTCCAGCTGTGAGTagaaactcttttttttatttcaagtgCCTGCATTTGATGATGGCTGCAGTTTTTACTTTACTGATTTGATAAAGGTCTTGTTAAAATGAAAACGTAGTTATGTGACGAATATACACGATTATTCCTGATATGATGAGAAGTTTAGACCCACCCAGTCAGGAGAACAGCACATTAACTGTTCTTATCTCCTGTTTATGTCcttgttgttcttcttctgtggtgcaGGGTGCTGATGGAGATCTTGGACCGAGGGGGCAGCAGGGTCCTTTCGGAGCTAAAGGTGACGAGGGAACTCGAGGCTTCCCAGGAGCACCAGGTCCCATCGGACTCCAggtaaaaacatgaaaacatcaaAAAGCAACAACACTTCCTTTCTTTATGTTGGATTCGATGTGAATACTCGTGCACGTCGAGCGTCGCTCTTGTGCAAAGCTCCTAATCCAGAACTTTGACCTTTGCTCTGCAGGGATTGCCAGGACCATCcggagagaaaggagagacgGGAGATGTTGGACCTATGGTGAGTTTCACAAACACATGAATATTGTAATAACTGGTAAAGACGtatgaaacaaaataaatgaaatgatgaTAATAACCAAATCCTCTTTATGTTTCCAGGGTCCTCCAGGCCCTCCAGGACCCCGTGGCCCTGCTGGACCCAGCGGAGCTGACGTGAGTGTTTGGAGCTTTTACTGAACCTCTGTGAAACTCACAGGAAGCTAAACAGGAATTATTCAAAATGTTTCagtaacagaaataaaatgGTACCTAACCTTTTACATCAAGTTAATTGTATCATAGTAAATTCTCATAAAACTAAAAATCATTGTTCAGCGTTAATTTAAGTAGATTATCTGATTCTTTTCCCTCTGAGTAACTGTTGATGGAAATTATTTGAtcagttgtttttgtctgttttcaggGTCCTCAAGGTCCTCCTGGTGGTATTGGTAATCCTGGACCTGTTGGAGAGAAGGTGCAGTAGTGAGGGAATATTTTTACTGCTTTgtgtccaaaaaaagaaaaactggatTAAAATGTGTGATGTTTGTTCCACAGGGAGAGCCCGGTGAGGCCGGACCACCTGGAATCGTAGGAGAGCCTGGAAAGAAGGTGAACAGTCTTAACACTATTTTGAGCCGATGCATCAGGAGCTCATGCTGTCGCTGATATCTAAATATCATCCATGAGTAAACAAAGAGGTGTGCACTTCTGTGGACAGGGTCCTCGTGGAGAGCGCGGAGAGAAGGGAGAGGCGGGCCAACCTGGAACTGCTGGACCTGCCGGAGGACGAGGAGGACCAGGAGACGACGGGCCCAAAGGAAACCCAGTATGAGAACCTGGACACACCAGAACATACACAGTTAGACTGCCACACAGATCAGTGACCGCAGATCTCTTTACCGTGTTTAATCATGGGtcttttttattaatttcaggGTCCTGTTGGTTTCCCTGGTGATCCCGGCCCCCCTGGTGAGGTTGGGCCCAGAGTAAGTGTTGTTTTTGAATGATTCacgtttatttatttgcagGGATGTTAAATGTGGCTCCACAGCTGTCGACAGTTCAGTTCAGCCTCTTCACTGCACGTTTGACCTTTGTGCTGAACCGAACAACCCAAAGAAAAACCTCTGACATCATCGTCTTTGTCTTTAGGGTCAGGATGGTGccaagggagagagaggagaggacgGAGAAGCAGGAGAAGCTGTGAGTAAAAAAGATGCAACGATGCAGAAATGAAGGATTAGAAATGATCCAGCTCCTCAATCTTCTCACTCTGCCTCCTATCGCAGGGCACCCCCGGACCTCCTGGTGAGAACGGACCTCCTGGCCCCCCAGGAAAGAGGGTAAGGTCTCCCAGTCTAACCTGCTGCTGTGAAAGATCACTTAAGTAGCAAGTTTTTCTATATagccattttttaaatgttcccagcttttaaaaaaggtgaaaataaCTACAGAGTTTTGcagtttgacattttatttaCCTGAGCATAAACAGATTTATGTCAAATAAGGAGACACAGCCTCACTGTGTTTACTGAGGGTAGAGTATTCACCACCCAAACACCCACCCTGAGCGCAGCACAGTGAAAGCATCCTGGACACCATCAAacatttattctgtttctttccTGTAGTCGTATTTAATTGGCCtctatttaaaatacaaaacatttatATGATTTAGTGAAAAGCTTATTAACTTTGAAGGAATACAGAACTTTATCACTTATGTTCATTGATGCACTGTTACCTCATTTACATGTCAGGGTCCTGCTGGTGCAAGAGGAGCAGAGGGGCGTCAGGGAGAGAAGGGAACCAAGGTGAGTCCTTCAGTTACTAAATGATCTGCACAGATCACAGTAACTATAAGCTTATGGCAGATGATAAGACAAAACTATGTTTACATCTGATTACTGACCCTTTTGTTTCTAATAATGATTCTACAATAAATGATTAACTCTGTTTTTCTCAGGTTCTTATCAATCTTATTTTTGTGATGCATAACTTTTACTGATGCAAAGAATCTTTTAAACGTGTTTCTTTGGCGTCACCTTTCACAGGGAGATCCAGGTGCAGTCGGTCCCCCAGGAAAGACGGGTCCTGTGGGCCCTCAGGGTCAACCAGGAAAACCAGGAACCGAAGGTCTTCGAGGACTCCCGGGATCAGTGGTCAGTTCAGTTTATCAGTCATTTTTGGGTTTATTCAAACAGCAACTAAGCAAATtcactgtgtgtatgtgacacTTGTTGTTTGATGTGTTGCTGTTCGCTCACTAAGTGTGTTAATAATTGTGTTTCAGGGCGAGCAAGGATTACCAGGAGCTGCTGGAGAGAAAGGACCACCTGGACCTTTGGTaagaacaaacacaaagttTGCACTTGATGCTCCGTGACGCTGCACTTTGCTCCTGCTGCCTTCTTTAATCCTCCATCTTTCCTCTTCCTTTCTGTCCTCCTGCTTTCatcctcttcttttcttctttctctgctTCTCCTCCTGCAGGGACCGCCTGGTTTGCCCGGGCTGCGTGGAGACCCCGGAGCCAAGGGAGAGAAGGGACACCAAGGTCTTATCGGTCTCATCGGACCTCCGGGAGAGCAGGGAGAGAAGGGAGACCGAGGCCTTCCTGGGCCTCAGGGATCCTCTGGACCCAAAGGAGAGACCGTAAGTTTGACCTCTGTCACGTGATGAAGAGCAGGCAGTGAAacctttgttattttatttgactcttttttaaatggaaatgaTTCTCATGTCTTGTAACACAGGGACTTCCTGGAGGCACCGGACCCCTCGGCCCTGCTGGTCCTCCTGGTCTTCCTGTAagtatttgtgttgttttattccAGGAACATGACGTcattcttcctcctcctgctcctgaaaCCTGTCATTGAAGCCGTTTTATTAAAGTCTGACATCTTTTGCAGGGTCCTCAAGGTATCAAAG encodes:
- the col11a2 gene encoding collagen alpha-2(XI) chain isoform X6, producing the protein MDIGACPFRKKRRPWRMDFSSFALVTVALAVCQTAVVRADPVDVLRALQVPSLPEGVKKVPGFCTSRRSSSPDHAFRITKKAQISAPTKQLFSGRFPENFSVMALVKAQAGLQAFLLSIYSEQGVQQLGIELGRSPVFLYEDQSGKPAPEDYPLFKGVNLADGKWHRIAFSVSKKNVTLLLDCKKKMTRPLPRGNKAVVDTNGITVFGARLLDEEVFQGDIQQLLIASNPQAAYDFCEHYSPDCDSPLPKTQAQDPNTYDVDTEYSEAGHTPTETDYYYEETFTQPEGEVVGQEENAVQPQVEPALVGEEVDAAKAGGTGEELFTEEYETGDVGLKEYDYNYRDYNEPSPEAAEVDGNIGPALSAVTDEGGAAVRGQKGEKGEPAVLEPGMLIEGPPGPEGPAGPSGPPGSSGPPGSAGDPGERGPPGRPGLPGADGVPGPPGTSLMLPFRFGQSGGDKGPVVSAQEAQAAAILSQARMALKGPPGPMGFTGRPGPLGSPGSPGLKGELGDPGPQGPRGPHGLMGPPGKAGRRGRAGADGARGMPGEPGAKGDRGFDGLPGLPGDKGHRGDSGPMGPPGGTGEDGERGDDGDVGPRGLPGEPGPRGLLGPKGPPGIPGPPGVRGNDGPHGPKGSLGPQGEPGPPGQQGTPGTQGMPGPQGAIGPPGEKGPTGKPGLPGMPGADGPPGHPGKEGPPGTKGNQGPNGPQGAIGYPGPRGVKGEQGIRGLKGHKGEKGEDGFPGIKGDFGVKGERGEIGVSGPRGEDGPEGPKGRVGPPGEVGAIGLIGEKGKLGVPGVPGYPGRQGPKGSLGFPGFPGSNGEKGTRGPSGKPGPRGQRGPTGPRGQRGPRGATGKPGAKGTSGSDGPHGPPGERGLPGPQGANGFPGPKGPPGPPGKDGLPGHPGQRGEVGFQGKMGPPGPPGVVGPQGPSGETGPMGERGHPGPLGPPGEQGLPGPSGKEGTKGDPGPPGRPGKDGPAGLRGFPGERGLPGTPGGGGLKGGEGPAGPPGPAGSPGERGPAGTAGPIGPPGRPGPQGPPGPAGEKGVPGEKGPIGPAGRDGVQGPVGLPGPAGTAGVPGEDGDKGEVGEPGQKGAKGGKGEHGPPGPPGPLGPVGQPGPAGADGDLGPRGQQGPFGAKGDEGTRGFPGAPGPIGLQGLPGPSGEKGETGDVGPMGPPGPPGPRGPAGPSGADGPQGPPGGIGNPGPVGEKGEPGEAGPPGIVGEPGKKGPRGERGEKGEAGQPGTAGPAGGRGGPGDDGPKGNPGPVGFPGDPGPPGEVGPRGQDGAKGERGEDGEAGEAGTPGPPGENGPPGPPGKRGPAGARGAEGRQGEKGTKGDPGAVGPPGKTGPVGPQGQPGKPGTEGLRGLPGSVGEQGLPGAAGEKGPPGPLGPPGLPGLRGDPGAKGEKGHQGLIGLIGPPGEQGEKGDRGLPGPQGSSGPKGETGLPGGTGPLGPAGPPGLPGPQGIKGAKGASGGAGPKGEKGVQGPPGPPGPPGEVIQPLPIQRSPKSKRSIDASQLAPEFDPDMPASDTAGTEFLMGSEGMEEIFGSLNSLRQEIETMRFPLGTQDSPARTCQDLNLSQPDLKDGEYWIDPNQGCSRDSFKVFCNFTTGETCLYPSKDVNTVEMSSWDKETPGSWYSQFSTGSKFSYVDSNGEPVGVVQLGFLRLLSVQARQNLTYHCHRSVAWADQSAKNNYQRALHFLGANDEELSYETNPYIKALIDGCSYRKGFDRTVLEISTPQLEHLPLRDIKVSDFGEKNQQFGFEVGPVCFQA